From Electrophorus electricus isolate fEleEle1 chromosome 8, fEleEle1.pri, whole genome shotgun sequence, the proteins below share one genomic window:
- the tmem64 gene encoding transmembrane protein 64, with protein MWSLATATLQILVKSLKHAAGKGQIQLSRWLQRTPDSADCDKIDILICNAFDEGGSVGKSDPNMENIGETGLPFAGDFRNPCCITTCCFKSALVACVLTAVCFSSVALVRQYLKDLLLWVESLDSFVGAILFIVGLITVSFPCGWGYIVLNVAAGYLYGFVLGMGLVMVGVLIGTFIAHLVCKRLLTEWVLNKIGNSEQLSAVIRVVEGGSGLKVVALARLTPIPFGLQNAVFSITDVSLPSYLVASSVGLLPTQLLNSYLGTTLRTMEDVIAEQSISGYFVFSLQIFISIGLMFYVVHRAQVELNAAIAACQMEMKSSRMNGSMANHGGSAYCSKRASAGGGINVV; from the exons ATGTGGAGCCTGGCGACAGCAACGCTGCAGATCTTGGTCAAATCTCTTAAACACGCAGCGGGCAAGGGTCAGATTCAGTTGAGTCGATGGCTACAGCGAACGCCGGATTCAGCGGACTGTGATAAAATAGACATATTAATATGCAATGCCTTTGACGAAGGAGGGAGTGTCGGAAAGTCTGACCCAAACATGGAGAATATTGGCGAAACAGGGTTGCCGTTCGCAGGGGACTTCAGGAACCCGTGTTGCATTACAACCTGTTGCTTTAAAAGTGCTCTAGTGGCGTGTGTTTTAAcagctgtgtgtttctcctccGTGGCGCTTGTACGCCAGTATCTGAAAGACCTGCTCCTCTGGGTTGAAAGCTTAGACAGCTTTGTGGGGGCTATACTCTTTATAGTCGGACTGATAACTGTGTCTTTTCCCTGCGGCTGGGGCTACATCGTTTTAAACGTGGCCGCAGGTTACCTGTACGGTTTTGTGCTGGGAATGGGACTAGTGATGGTTGGGGTTTTAATTGGGACCTTCATAGCGCATTTAGTCTGCAAACGGCTACTTACAGAGTGGGTTTTGAACAAGATTGGAAACAGCGAACAGCTGAGTGCTGTCATCCGAGTTGTGGAGGGTGGAAGCGGACTCAAAGTAGTGGCCTTAGCTAGACTCACACCAATACCTTTTGGCCTCCAAAACGCGGTATTTTCG ATAACAGATGTGTCTTTGCCAAGTTACCTGGTGGCTTCCTCAGTGGGCCTGCTACCCACCCAGCTCCTAAACTCCTATCTCGGGACTACTCTGCGCACTATGGAGGATGTTATAGCTGAGCAGAGCATTAGTGGATACTTTGTGTTCAGTCTACAA ATCTTTATCAGTATAGGTCTGATGTTTTACGTCGTGCATCGTGCACAAGTGGAACTTAATGCTGCCATTGCTGCCTGTCAGATGGAGATGAAAAGCTCGCGTATGAATGGCAGCATGGCGAACCACGGTGGCTCCGCCTACTGCAGCAAAAGAGCCTCAGCAGGTGGGGGGATTAACGTGGTCTGA